One stretch of Cheilinus undulatus linkage group 5, ASM1832078v1, whole genome shotgun sequence DNA includes these proteins:
- the LOC121509483 gene encoding putative per-hexamer repeat protein 5 codes for MVTAACTPHISKSNAKRQMGWSPPCPSTPKHGTIALTLAKRTGLQAETGPGQTGWLSRSWTRIRIPLCLPTITDRGPGLGTGSLYVCPTITDRGPGLGTGSLYVCPTITDRGPGLGSGSLYVCPNITDRGPGLGTGSLYVCPTITDRGPGLGTGSLYVCPTITDRGPGLGSGSLYVCPTITDRGPGLGTGSLYVFPTNTDRAPGLGTGSLYVCPTITDRGPGLGTGSLYVCPTITDRGPGLGTGSLYVCPTMTERGPGLGSGSLYVCPTMTERGPGLGSGSLYVCPTITDRGPGLGSGSLYVCPTMTERGPGLGSGSLYVCPTITERGPGLGSGSLYVCPTITDRGPGLGSGSLYVCPTITDRGPGLGSGSLYVCPTITDRGPGLGTGSLYVCPTITDRGPGLGTGSLYVCPTITDRGPGLGTGSLYVCPTITDRGPGLGTRCLYVCPTITDRGPVLGSGSLYVCPTITDRGPGLGTGSLYVCPTITDRGPGLGSGSLYVCPTITDRGPGLGTGSLYVCPTITDRGPGLGTGSLYVCPTITDRGPGLGSGSLGLLSLKTKMTSTC; via the exons atggtaacagctgcatgcaCGCCTCACATCAGCAAGTCCAACGCCAAGCGTCAGATGGGGTGGA GCCCACCCTGTCCTTCGACCCCGAAGCACggaacgattgcactcacactggccaaacgtactGGACTTcaggctgaaacgggcccaggcCAGACCGGATGGCTTAGT AGGTCCTGGACTAGGATCAGGATCCCTCTATGTCTGCCCACCATCACTGACAGAGGTCCTGGACTAGGAACAGGATCCCTCTATGTCTGCCCCACCATCACTGACAGAGGTCCTGGACTAGGAACAGGATCCCTCTATGTCTGCCCCACCATCACGGACAGAGGTCCTGGACTAGGATCAGGATCCCTCTATGTCTGCCCCAACATCACGGACAGAGGTCCTGGACTAGGAACAGGATCCCTCTATGTCTGCCCCACCATCACTGACAGAGGTCCTGGACTAGGAACAGGATCCCTCTATGTCTGCCCCACCATCACGGACAGAGGTCCTGGACTAGGATCAGGATCCCTCTATGTCTGCCCCACCATCACGGACAGAGGTCCTGGACTAGGAACAGGATCCCTCTATGTCTTCCCAACCAACACGGACAGAGCTCCAGGACTAGGAACAGGATCCCTCTATGTCTGCCCCACCATCACGGACAGAGGTCCTGGACTAGGAACAGGATCCCTCTATGTCTGCCCCACCATCACGGACAGAGGTCCTGGACTAGGAACAGGATCCCTCTATGTCTGCCCCACCATGACTGAGAGAGGTCCTGGACTAGGATCAGGATCCCTCTATGTCTGCCCCACCATGACTGAGAGAGGTCCTGGACTAGGATCAGGATCCCTCTATGTCTGCCCCACCATCACGGACAGAGGTCCTGGACTAGGATCAGGATCCCTCTATGTCTGCCCCACCATGACTGAGAGAGGTCCTGGACTAGGATCAGGATCCCTCTATGTCTGCCCCACCATCACTGAGAGAGGTCCTGGACTAGGATCAGGATCCCTCTATGTCTGCCCCACCATCACGGACAGAGGTCCTGGACTAGGATCAGGATCCCTCTATGTCTGCCCCACCATCACGGACAGAGGTCCTGGACTAGGATCAGGATCCCTCTATGTCTGCCCCACCATCACTGACAGAGGTCCTGGACTAGGAACAGGATCCCTCTATGTCTGCCCCACCATCACGGACAGAGGTCCTGGACTAGGAACAGGATCCCTCTATGTCTGCCCCACCATCACTGACAGAGGTCCTGGACTAGGAACAGGATCCCTCTATGTCTGCCCCACCATCACTGACAGAGGTCCTGGACTAGGAACAAGATGCCTCTATGTCTGCCCCACCATCACTGACAGAGGTCCTGTACTAGGATCAGGATCCCTCTATGTCTGCCCCACCATCACTGACAGAGGTCCTGGACTAGGAACAGGATCCCTCTATGTCTGCCCCACCATCACTGACAGAGGTCCTGGACTAGGATCAGGATCCCTCTATGTCTGCCCCACCATCACTGACAGAGGTCCTGGACTAGGAACAGGATCCCTCTATGTCTGCCCCACCATCACTGACAGAGGTCCTGGACTAGGAACAGGATCCCTCTATGTCTGCCCCACCATCACTGACAGAGGTCCTGGACTAGGATCAGGATCCCTCGGTCTTCTTTCTTTAAAGACTAAGATGACGTCTACATGTTGA